One genomic segment of Myxococcales bacterium includes these proteins:
- a CDS encoding acyl-CoA dehydrogenase family protein, giving the protein MWNPYTEEHEHFRKTVRQFAEKEIEPFSDEWEKAKDFPDELFKKAGQLGILGAHYSEECGGSGGDYWFSVAKAQELPRGRSAGVTMALLVQTDMATPVIADLGTPEQIDEFLKPALAGDRIAAIGVSEPGAGSDVAGIRTAARRDGGDYVLNGQKTFITNGARASFVTLLAKTNPETGSHGCTFFLVPTDTKGFKVGRKLEKIGNHASDTAELWLEDVRIPERYRLGEEDMGFMYLMQNFQAERLIGAVAGVAGARYAIDFSRQYGETRVAFGKPIIKREVWQHKFVNMYTKVEMAQAFVDKCVDAYNTDKYLKKANVSMETVKLISMAKIVAGELVAEVMDTCLQFHGGWGYIEEYPIARAWRDARLLKIGGGTSETMTYYLAKLMGL; this is encoded by the coding sequence ATGTGGAATCCGTACACCGAAGAACACGAACACTTCCGCAAGACCGTGCGTCAGTTTGCCGAGAAGGAGATCGAGCCGTTCTCGGACGAGTGGGAGAAAGCGAAGGACTTCCCCGACGAGCTGTTCAAGAAGGCCGGCCAGCTCGGCATCCTTGGCGCGCATTACTCCGAAGAGTGCGGTGGCTCCGGCGGCGACTACTGGTTCAGCGTGGCCAAGGCCCAAGAGCTACCGCGCGGCCGCTCGGCGGGTGTGACGATGGCGCTGCTCGTGCAGACCGACATGGCGACGCCGGTGATCGCCGATCTCGGTACACCCGAACAGATCGACGAGTTCTTGAAGCCTGCGCTGGCAGGAGATCGCATCGCCGCCATCGGCGTGAGTGAGCCCGGCGCCGGCAGCGACGTGGCGGGCATTCGCACGGCGGCCCGCAGGGACGGCGGCGACTACGTGCTGAACGGCCAGAAGACCTTCATCACCAACGGCGCCCGCGCCAGCTTCGTGACGTTGCTCGCCAAGACCAACCCCGAGACCGGCTCCCACGGCTGTACGTTCTTCCTGGTTCCGACCGACACCAAGGGTTTCAAGGTCGGCAGGAAGCTGGAGAAGATCGGCAATCACGCCTCGGACACCGCGGAGCTGTGGCTCGAAGACGTGCGCATCCCCGAGCGTTACCGGCTCGGCGAGGAGGACATGGGATTCATGTACCTGATGCAGAACTTCCAGGCCGAGCGCCTGATCGGCGCCGTCGCGGGCGTCGCGGGCGCGCGCTACGCCATCGATTTTTCACGCCAGTACGGCGAGACCCGCGTTGCGTTCGGCAAGCCGATCATCAAGCGCGAGGTGTGGCAGCACAAGTTCGTGAACATGTACACGAAGGTCGAGATGGCGCAGGCGTTCGTCGACAAGTGTGTCGACGCCTACAACACCGACAAGTACCTGAAAAAGGCGAACGTCTCGATGGAGACGGTGAAGCTGATCAGCATGGCGAAGATCGTCGCTGGTGAGCTGGTGGCCGAGGTCATGGACACCTGCCTGCAGTTCCACGGCGGCTGGGGTTACATCGAGGAGTACCCCATCGCGCGCGCCTGGCGTGACGCACGCCTGCTCAAGATTGGCGGCGGCACCAGCGAGACGATGACCTACTATCTCGCGAAGCTGATGGGGCTCTGA
- a CDS encoding DUF2007 domain-containing protein translates to MQVVFVAQDLWEAQLLLDQLKELWIPARIDNALSMSAYGELPYLASRPRVVIERDADFERARAAVDEFETRRRSKLEGEKPCPSCGEESPENFELCWKCGAELGSTK, encoded by the coding sequence CAGGTCGTGTTCGTCGCCCAAGACCTCTGGGAAGCGCAGCTTCTGCTCGATCAGTTGAAGGAGCTGTGGATCCCGGCGCGCATCGACAACGCCCTGAGCATGTCGGCCTACGGCGAGCTGCCGTACCTGGCCTCACGGCCCCGGGTGGTGATCGAACGCGACGCTGACTTCGAGCGGGCGCGAGCGGCGGTGGACGAGTTCGAGACGCGCCGGCGCTCCAAGCTGGAGGGGGAAAAACCCTGCCCCAGCTGCGGGGAAGAGAGCCCGGAGAACTTCGAGCTGTGCTGGAAGTGTGGTGCGGAGCTGGGCTCCACGAAGTGA